From a region of the Actinopolymorpha singaporensis genome:
- a CDS encoding DUF4032 domain-containing protein: protein MPRFVSMAADPGLLALPWNTPLAEWPQHHLVALPRGISRHVVRFVRNRGQVYALKEAAERFVVRENRLLRDLERLDVPSVDSVGIVLDRVDAAGEPIDPILITRHLSFSLPYRAVFSRTLRPETVVRLVDALAALLVRLHLAGFFWGDCSLSNTLFRRDAGAFAAYLVDAETGDLHDELSPGQRAYDLDLAHTNIFGELMDLQAGGYLSEDLELLELADTVVDRYQRLWAELTEPEEFDTGEMYRLEQRIKRLNDLGFDVAELDIHTDFDGRHIRIQPKVVDAGHHSRRLLRLTGLDVEENQARRLLNDLDAFRAATEQQYEDEEIVAHQWLTEVFEPVLHEVPAELRGKLEPAEVFHEVLEHRWYRSENAHRELPLVEAARSYVDTVLRSRPDEREALPRGDDTLSDLEPVRDDDTLTDLKPLRDGDS from the coding sequence ATGCCTCGGTTCGTCTCCATGGCCGCAGACCCCGGCCTGCTCGCCCTGCCGTGGAACACCCCGCTCGCGGAGTGGCCGCAGCACCACCTCGTCGCCCTCCCCCGCGGCATCTCCCGCCACGTCGTGCGGTTCGTCCGCAACCGCGGTCAGGTGTACGCGCTGAAGGAGGCCGCCGAGCGGTTCGTCGTACGGGAGAACCGCCTGCTCCGCGACCTCGAACGCCTCGACGTCCCCTCCGTGGACTCCGTCGGCATCGTCCTGGACCGGGTCGACGCCGCGGGCGAGCCGATCGACCCGATCCTGATCACCCGGCACCTGTCGTTCTCCCTGCCCTACCGCGCGGTCTTCTCCCGTACGCTCCGCCCGGAAACCGTCGTACGCCTCGTCGACGCGCTCGCCGCCCTGCTCGTGCGGCTCCACCTGGCCGGCTTCTTCTGGGGCGACTGTTCGCTGTCCAACACGTTGTTCCGGCGGGACGCCGGCGCGTTCGCCGCGTACCTCGTCGACGCCGAGACCGGCGACCTGCACGACGAGCTCTCCCCCGGCCAGCGCGCCTACGACCTGGACCTCGCGCACACCAACATCTTCGGCGAGCTGATGGACCTGCAGGCCGGCGGCTACCTGTCGGAGGACCTCGAACTCCTCGAGCTCGCCGACACCGTGGTCGACCGCTACCAGCGGCTGTGGGCGGAGCTGACCGAGCCGGAGGAGTTCGACACCGGCGAGATGTACCGCCTGGAGCAACGCATCAAGCGCCTGAACGACCTCGGTTTCGACGTCGCCGAACTCGACATCCACACCGACTTCGACGGACGGCACATCCGCATCCAGCCGAAGGTCGTCGACGCCGGGCACCACTCCCGAAGGCTGCTCCGGCTCACCGGCCTGGACGTGGAGGAGAACCAGGCGCGCCGGCTGCTGAACGACCTCGACGCGTTCCGGGCCGCCACCGAGCAGCAGTACGAGGACGAGGAGATCGTCGCCCACCAGTGGCTCACCGAGGTGTTCGAACCGGTCCTGCACGAGGTCCCGGCCGAACTGCGCGGCAAGCTCGAACCCGCCGAGGTGTTCCACGAGGTCCTCGAACACCGGTGGTACCGCTCCGAGAACGCCCACCGGGAGCTGCCGCTGGTGGAGGCCGCCCGCTCCTACGTCGACACCGTCCTGCGGTCCCGCCCGGACGAACGCGAGGCGCTCCCGCGCGGCGACGACACGCTCTCCGACCTGGAGCCGGTGCGCGACGACGACACCCTCACCGACCTGAAACCCTTACGGGACGGCGATTCCTGA
- a CDS encoding group II truncated hemoglobin, with amino-acid sequence MQTVYEAAGGGDGLLRLAGAWHARVMADEVVSHAFSHGVHPDHSQRLAAYWAEALGGPTTYTDHYGDETSVVRIHSGNGAHEEMDRRAIVCFDQALADIGRATDNHLRQRLHDYFAWATTTAMARYHHSADDVPDGLSIPRWSWNGLVVSTDSDDVA; translated from the coding sequence ATGCAGACGGTGTACGAGGCTGCAGGTGGTGGCGACGGTCTGCTCCGCCTGGCCGGCGCCTGGCATGCCAGGGTGATGGCAGACGAGGTGGTCAGCCACGCGTTCAGCCACGGCGTCCATCCAGACCACAGCCAAAGACTCGCCGCCTACTGGGCAGAAGCGCTCGGCGGCCCGACGACCTACACCGACCACTATGGCGACGAGACCTCCGTGGTACGCATACACAGCGGAAACGGCGCCCACGAGGAGATGGACCGTCGAGCGATCGTCTGCTTCGACCAGGCACTCGCCGACATAGGTCGCGCCACTGACAACCACCTCCGGCAAAGGCTGCACGACTACTTCGCGTGGGCAACCACCACCGCGATGGCCCGCTACCACCACTCCGCCGATGATGTCCCGGACGGTCTGAGCATCCCACGCTGGTCATGGAACGGACTCGTCGTCTCGACCGACTCTGATGACGTCGCTTGA
- a CDS encoding ABC transporter ATP-binding protein: MATVTYDSASRIYPGSDKPAVDKLDLDIADGEFMVLVGPSGCGKSTSLRMLAGLEEINDGAVRIGDRDVTHLPPKDRDIAMVFQNYALYPHMSVAENMGFALKMQGVSKEQRLQKVREAAQLLGLEEFLDRKPKALSGGQRQRVAMGRAIVREPKVFLMDEPLSNLDAKLRVSTRTQIAALQRRLGITTVYVTHDQTEAMTMGDRVAVLKDGLLQQNDTPLNLYDKPNNVFVAGFIGSPAMNLLDGKVTESGVDVGGYVVPLQPAVRSRLGQDAAATVGIRPEAFRIVSNEENGLPVEVAVVEELGADAYLYGLVGNGDEQKEIIARIDARRPPEKGAKVKLAADTERIHVFSASTGDRLTD; encoded by the coding sequence ATGGCTACCGTCACGTACGACAGCGCATCCAGGATCTACCCCGGCTCTGACAAGCCTGCGGTGGACAAGCTCGACCTCGACATCGCCGACGGCGAGTTCATGGTCCTCGTCGGCCCCTCCGGATGCGGTAAGTCCACCTCCCTGCGCATGCTCGCCGGGCTGGAGGAGATCAACGACGGCGCGGTCCGCATCGGCGACCGGGACGTCACGCACCTCCCGCCGAAGGACCGCGACATCGCGATGGTGTTCCAGAACTACGCGCTCTACCCGCACATGTCGGTCGCGGAGAACATGGGCTTCGCGCTGAAGATGCAGGGCGTGTCCAAGGAGCAGCGCCTGCAGAAGGTCCGCGAGGCCGCGCAACTGCTGGGCCTGGAGGAGTTCCTCGACCGCAAGCCGAAGGCGCTGTCCGGTGGTCAGCGCCAGCGCGTCGCGATGGGCCGCGCGATCGTCCGGGAGCCGAAGGTCTTCCTCATGGACGAGCCGCTGTCCAACCTGGACGCCAAGCTGCGGGTTTCGACCCGTACGCAGATCGCCGCTCTGCAGCGCCGGCTCGGCATCACCACGGTCTACGTCACCCACGACCAGACCGAGGCGATGACGATGGGCGACCGGGTGGCGGTCCTCAAGGACGGCCTCCTGCAGCAGAACGACACTCCGCTGAACCTCTACGACAAGCCGAACAACGTCTTCGTGGCCGGCTTCATCGGCTCCCCGGCGATGAACCTGCTCGACGGCAAGGTCACCGAGTCCGGCGTCGACGTCGGCGGCTACGTCGTACCGCTCCAGCCGGCCGTGCGCAGCAGGCTCGGCCAGGACGCCGCGGCGACCGTCGGCATCCGCCCGGAGGCCTTCCGCATCGTCTCCAACGAGGAGAACGGCCTGCCGGTCGAGGTGGCCGTGGTCGAGGAGCTCGGCGCGGACGCCTACCTCTACGGCCTGGTCGGCAACGGTGACGAGCAGAAGGAGATCATCGCCCGCATCGACGCCCGCCGCCCGCCGGAGAAGGGCGCCAAGGTGAAGCTCGCGGCCGACACCGAGCGGATCCACGTCTTCTCCGCATCCACCGGCGACCGCCTCACCGACTGA
- the ispF gene encoding 2-C-methyl-D-erythritol 2,4-cyclodiphosphate synthase, translating into MPADSPADGLPRVGVGVDVHPFAPGRPMWVAGLHWPQESVGLSGHSDGDVAAHACCDAILTAAGLGDLGAQIGTSDPVWAGASGVALLTEMAGRVRSAGWRIGNVSVQVVGVRPRMAARRAEAEGVLSEACGAPVSVAAKTTDGLGFTGRGEGLAAFATALVVPA; encoded by the coding sequence GTGCCCGCTGACTCTCCTGCTGACGGGCTTCCCCGCGTGGGCGTCGGGGTCGACGTCCACCCGTTCGCGCCCGGTCGGCCGATGTGGGTCGCCGGCCTGCACTGGCCGCAGGAGAGCGTCGGGCTGTCCGGTCACTCCGACGGGGACGTGGCCGCGCACGCCTGCTGCGACGCGATCCTGACCGCCGCGGGGCTGGGCGACCTCGGTGCCCAGATCGGCACCTCGGACCCGGTGTGGGCCGGCGCCTCCGGCGTCGCGCTGCTGACCGAGATGGCCGGTCGGGTCCGATCGGCGGGGTGGCGGATCGGGAACGTCTCGGTGCAGGTGGTCGGTGTCCGGCCCCGGATGGCCGCGCGCCGCGCCGAGGCCGAGGGCGTGCTGAGCGAGGCGTGTGGCGCGCCGGTGAGCGTGGCCGCGAAGACGACCGACGGGCTCGGGTTCACCGGCCGCGGCGAGGGGCTGGCGGCGTTCGCCACCGCTCTGGTCGTACCCGCCTGA
- a CDS encoding LacI family DNA-binding transcriptional regulator, whose protein sequence is MHGGPGKRARLVDLAAQAGVSEATVSRVLNGRPGVSPETTRAVLTALDVLGYERPARLRQRSAGLIGLVVPELDNPIFPAFAQVIETTCGHHGYTPVLCTQTPGGVGEDEYVEMLLDRGVSGIIFVSGLHSDLSSDPGRYQKLTGRGLPVVFVNGYVEQVDAPFVSTDDAVATDLAVQHLASLGHRRIGFACGPDRYVPVQRKLVAFSASVGSPALKASGVVGIVEQSLFSVEGGHAAATRLLAEGVTGIVCGSDLMALGAIRAVRQRGLEVPRDVSVVGYDDSPLIAFTDPPLTTVRQPVHAMGLAAVRALIDEIHGHGAPHSEYLFRPELVVRGSTGAARPR, encoded by the coding sequence ATGCACGGAGGGCCCGGGAAGCGGGCGCGCCTGGTCGATCTTGCCGCCCAGGCGGGGGTGAGCGAGGCGACCGTGTCGAGGGTCCTGAACGGCCGTCCCGGGGTGAGCCCGGAGACCACGCGGGCCGTGCTCACCGCGCTGGACGTGCTGGGGTACGAGCGGCCTGCCAGGCTGCGGCAGCGCAGCGCGGGCCTCATCGGCCTTGTCGTACCAGAGCTGGACAATCCGATCTTTCCGGCGTTCGCCCAGGTGATCGAGACGACCTGCGGCCACCACGGCTACACCCCGGTGCTGTGCACCCAGACTCCCGGCGGCGTCGGCGAGGACGAGTACGTCGAGATGCTGCTCGACCGGGGCGTGTCCGGGATCATCTTCGTCTCCGGCCTGCACTCCGACCTGTCCAGCGACCCCGGGCGCTACCAGAAGCTGACCGGGCGCGGGCTGCCCGTCGTGTTCGTCAACGGGTACGTCGAACAGGTCGACGCGCCGTTCGTGTCCACCGACGACGCGGTGGCGACCGACCTCGCCGTACAGCATCTCGCGAGCCTCGGGCACCGGCGGATCGGGTTCGCGTGCGGGCCGGACCGGTACGTGCCCGTGCAGCGGAAGCTGGTGGCGTTCAGCGCTTCGGTCGGGTCTCCTGCTCTGAAGGCGTCCGGGGTGGTCGGGATCGTGGAGCAGTCGCTGTTCTCCGTCGAGGGCGGGCATGCCGCAGCCACCCGGCTGCTGGCGGAGGGCGTCACCGGGATCGTGTGTGGCTCGGACCTGATGGCGCTCGGCGCGATCCGGGCGGTCCGCCAGCGCGGGCTGGAGGTGCCCCGCGACGTCTCCGTGGTCGGGTACGACGACTCCCCGCTGATCGCGTTCACCGACCCGCCGCTGACCACCGTGCGCCAGCCGGTCCACGCGATGGGGCTGGCGGCGGTGCGCGCGTTGATCGACGAGATCCACGGGCATGGCGCGCCGCACTCGGAGTACCTCTTCCGGCCCGAACTCGTGGTGCGCGGGTCGACCGGGGCGGCGCGGCCTCGCTGA
- a CDS encoding sialidase family protein has protein sequence MSAASASPAESGSPASPARVELEFVVRDDPRFAACHASTVLPLPGGPLAAWFGGSREGAGDVAIWLSRRTPDGWSRPARVADEDGLPHWNPVLFVPPGSDAAGEVWLFYKVGRQIPSWRTRVIVSGDGGRTWSAPRELVPGDEGGRGPVKNKPIVLADGGWLAPASVERPDTWDAFADLSYDRGRTWQRSDFVPVDHATFPGKGIIQPTVWESAPGQVHMLVRSSCGWVCRSDSADGGRTWSTAVPTSLPNNNSGIDLAPLPDGRLVCVHNPVGRSWGVRTPLTAAISADNGHSWRHWATLDDEPARDGDADRNVEDREFSYPAAVTDGEGVTVTYTWRRRGIRSARLTPQDA, from the coding sequence GTGAGCGCGGCGTCCGCGTCCCCGGCGGAGTCCGGGTCCCCCGCGTCCCCGGCGCGGGTGGAGCTGGAGTTCGTGGTCCGCGACGACCCGCGGTTCGCGGCCTGTCATGCGTCGACGGTGCTGCCCCTCCCGGGCGGACCGCTGGCGGCGTGGTTCGGCGGGAGCCGCGAGGGTGCCGGCGACGTGGCGATCTGGCTGTCCCGGCGTACGCCCGACGGCTGGTCCCGCCCGGCGCGGGTGGCCGACGAGGACGGCCTGCCGCACTGGAACCCCGTGCTGTTCGTGCCTCCCGGCAGTGACGCGGCCGGTGAGGTCTGGCTGTTCTACAAGGTGGGCCGGCAGATTCCCTCGTGGCGCACCCGGGTGATCGTGTCCGGTGACGGCGGCCGCACCTGGTCGGCGCCCCGCGAGCTCGTGCCCGGCGACGAGGGCGGGCGCGGCCCGGTGAAGAACAAACCGATCGTGCTCGCCGACGGAGGCTGGCTCGCGCCGGCGTCCGTCGAACGCCCGGACACCTGGGACGCGTTCGCCGACCTGTCGTACGACCGGGGGCGTACCTGGCAGCGCAGCGACTTCGTACCGGTGGACCACGCGACGTTCCCCGGCAAGGGGATCATCCAGCCCACAGTCTGGGAGTCCGCGCCCGGCCAGGTGCACATGCTGGTGCGCAGCAGCTGCGGGTGGGTGTGCCGCAGCGACTCCGCCGACGGCGGCCGGACCTGGAGCACGGCGGTGCCGACGTCCCTGCCGAACAACAACAGCGGGATCGACCTCGCCCCGCTCCCCGACGGCCGGCTGGTCTGCGTCCACAACCCGGTCGGCAGGTCGTGGGGCGTGCGGACGCCGCTCACCGCGGCGATCTCCGCCGACAACGGCCACAGCTGGCGGCACTGGGCGACGCTGGACGACGAGCCGGCCCGAGACGGGGATGCGGACCGCAACGTCGAGGACCGGGAGTTCTCCTACCCGGCCGCGGTGACCGACGGTGAGGGAGTCACCGTGACCTACACGTGGCGGCGCCGCGGGATCAGGTCCGCCCGTCTCACTCCGCAAGACGCGTGA
- a CDS encoding acyl-CoA dehydrogenase family protein — protein MPVERLLPTPEAHDLLDLTREIAAEQLAPRAAEAEETSTFPRETFRLLGRAGLLSLPYPEEYGGGGQPFEVYLQVLEELAYAWLSVGVGASVQSLTCHPLAAFGTDAQRERWLGTLLSGDLLGAYCLSEPQAGSDVAGMTTRAVRDGEGADADPAGPYVVNGTKAWITHGGEADFYTLFARTSPDRTRGISCFLVDASTPGLSYAAPEHKMGMTASTTCQVHWDDVRVDADRLIGAEGEGLRIALSALDSGRLGIAACAVGLAQAALDTAVAYAKERSQFGQPVIGFQGLSFLLADMAAGVQSARATYLDAARRRDRGMAYSTEAAVAKLTATDTAMKVTTDAVQVLGGYGYTRDFPVERYMREAKVLQIFEGTNQIQRLVIGRALSA, from the coding sequence ATGCCGGTCGAACGCCTGCTTCCCACGCCAGAGGCGCACGACCTCCTCGACCTGACCCGGGAGATCGCCGCGGAGCAGCTCGCGCCCCGGGCGGCCGAGGCGGAGGAGACGAGCACCTTCCCGCGGGAGACGTTCCGGCTGCTCGGCCGGGCCGGCCTGCTGTCGCTGCCCTACCCGGAGGAGTACGGCGGGGGCGGCCAGCCGTTCGAGGTCTACCTGCAGGTGCTGGAGGAGCTGGCGTACGCCTGGCTGAGCGTCGGCGTCGGCGCCTCCGTGCAGTCGCTGACCTGCCATCCGCTGGCGGCCTTCGGCACCGACGCACAGCGTGAACGCTGGCTGGGGACACTGCTGTCCGGTGACCTGCTGGGTGCGTACTGCCTGTCGGAACCGCAGGCGGGTTCGGACGTGGCCGGGATGACCACGCGGGCGGTGCGCGACGGGGAGGGCGCCGACGCGGACCCCGCCGGCCCGTACGTCGTGAACGGCACGAAGGCCTGGATCACCCACGGCGGCGAGGCCGACTTCTACACGTTGTTCGCCCGTACTTCCCCCGACCGCACCCGGGGGATCAGTTGCTTCCTGGTGGACGCGTCCACGCCCGGACTTTCGTACGCCGCGCCCGAGCACAAGATGGGCATGACGGCGTCCACGACCTGCCAGGTGCACTGGGACGACGTACGTGTCGACGCCGACCGGTTGATCGGCGCGGAGGGTGAGGGCCTGCGAATCGCCTTGTCCGCTTTGGATTCCGGTCGCCTCGGCATCGCGGCGTGCGCGGTCGGGCTCGCGCAAGCAGCGCTTGACACCGCCGTCGCGTACGCCAAGGAACGCTCGCAGTTCGGTCAGCCGGTCATCGGTTTCCAGGGGCTGTCGTTCCTGCTCGCCGACATGGCCGCCGGCGTGCAGAGCGCCCGTGCGACCTACCTGGACGCGGCGAGACGGCGCGACCGCGGCATGGCGTACTCCACCGAGGCGGCCGTTGCCAAGCTCACCGCCACCGACACGGCGATGAAGGTGACGACGGACGCGGTGCAGGTGCTCGGGGGTTACGGCTACACCCGGGACTTCCCGGTGGAGCGCTACATGCGGGAGGCGAAGGTGCTGCAGATCTTCGAGGGCACCAACCAGATCCAGCGGCTCGTCATCGGCCGGGCATTGTCGGCGTAA
- the rlmB gene encoding 23S rRNA (guanosine(2251)-2'-O)-methyltransferase RlmB translates to MAGNSKRRGAIRQRSSGNPTAGSGGRVRRGLEGKGPTPRAEDRPYHKAHRRVQAQKRAAASADARRGGSGRAGAGGRAGDRPEWIVGRNPVVETLRSGVPVKTVQMAERIDRDDRVREILRLAAENGVPLLEVTRLELDRLTSGAVHQGVAVQVPPYEYADPDQLLQDAIDSGEPPLLVALDGVTDPRNLGAVVRSAAAFGAHGVVVPERRSAAMTAAAWKTSAGAAVRVPVARAVNLNRTLKAYQKAGLRIVGLAAEGEGDLAEVADLDGPVVLVAGSEGKGLSRLVRETADDLARIPMHSGTESLNAGVAAGIALYEVAQQRARSAAAE, encoded by the coding sequence GTGGCCGGCAACAGCAAGCGTCGGGGTGCGATCCGGCAGCGGTCCTCGGGCAACCCGACGGCGGGCTCGGGCGGGCGGGTCCGCCGCGGCCTGGAGGGCAAGGGGCCGACGCCACGGGCGGAGGACCGGCCCTACCACAAGGCTCACAGGCGGGTGCAGGCCCAGAAGCGGGCGGCCGCCTCGGCGGATGCCCGGCGCGGCGGGTCCGGCCGGGCAGGCGCGGGCGGCCGCGCCGGTGACCGGCCGGAGTGGATCGTCGGCCGCAACCCCGTCGTGGAGACCCTGCGATCCGGCGTACCGGTGAAGACGGTCCAGATGGCGGAGCGGATCGACCGCGACGACCGGGTACGCGAGATCCTTCGGCTGGCCGCCGAGAACGGCGTCCCGCTGCTGGAGGTCACCCGGCTGGAGCTGGACCGGCTCACCAGTGGGGCCGTCCACCAGGGCGTGGCGGTGCAGGTGCCGCCCTACGAGTACGCCGACCCCGACCAGCTGCTCCAGGACGCCATCGACAGCGGTGAGCCGCCGCTGCTCGTGGCGCTCGACGGCGTCACCGACCCGCGCAACCTGGGCGCGGTGGTCCGCTCGGCGGCGGCGTTCGGCGCGCACGGAGTGGTGGTCCCCGAGCGCCGGTCCGCCGCGATGACCGCGGCCGCGTGGAAGACCTCGGCCGGAGCGGCGGTGCGGGTGCCGGTGGCCCGGGCGGTCAACCTCAACCGCACGCTGAAGGCGTACCAGAAGGCCGGGCTGCGCATCGTGGGGCTGGCCGCGGAGGGCGAGGGCGACCTCGCCGAGGTGGCCGACCTCGACGGCCCGGTGGTGCTGGTCGCGGGCTCGGAGGGCAAGGGGCTGTCCCGGCTGGTCCGCGAGACCGCCGACGACCTGGCGCGGATCCCGATGCACTCGGGTACGGAGTCGCTGAACGCCGGGGTCGCCGCCGGCATCGCGTTGTACGAGGTGGCCCAGCAGCGAGCCAGGTCCGCGGCTGCCGAGTGA
- the cysS gene encoding cysteine--tRNA ligase — MNLRLYDTRARAIRDFEPLQPGKVTMYVCGATVQSPPHIGHVRFAVNFDLLRRWLLRQGNEVVYVRNVTDVEDKVIAKSQAEQVPWWELAYRNERAFSAAYDLLGCLPATLEPRATGHIPEIVALIGRLIEAGHAYASGGDVLFDVRSFADYGALSGQRVDEVQSAGDTENAEAKRDPRDFALWKRAKPGEPSWDTPWGPGRPGWHIECSAMSTKYLGREFDVHGGGIDLVFPHHENERAQSLAAGDPFARYWLHNAWVTMSGEKMSKSLGNSLLVQEVVRRDVRPVELRYYLASPHYRSMIEYSEEALHEAAAAYQRLEGFVERAVEFVGEGGDADGEGWTSTLPEAFVQAMDDDLGVPQALAVVHAAVRDGNTALAADDKATVRARLLEVRSMLSVLGLDPMDPRWRRTAGQDDALRAVADTLVRALLVQREEARARRDWAAADAVRDQLRDAGVEVTDTPHGARWDVAGRS, encoded by the coding sequence ATGAACTTGCGCCTGTACGACACGCGCGCGCGTGCGATCCGTGACTTCGAGCCGCTCCAGCCCGGCAAGGTCACGATGTACGTCTGTGGCGCCACCGTGCAGAGCCCCCCGCACATCGGACACGTGCGGTTCGCCGTCAACTTCGACCTGCTCCGCCGCTGGCTGCTGCGCCAGGGCAACGAGGTCGTCTACGTCCGCAACGTCACCGACGTCGAGGACAAGGTGATCGCGAAGTCCCAGGCGGAACAGGTGCCCTGGTGGGAGCTGGCCTACCGCAACGAGCGGGCGTTCTCCGCGGCGTACGACCTGCTCGGCTGCCTCCCGGCGACGCTCGAGCCGCGCGCGACCGGGCACATCCCCGAGATCGTCGCGCTGATCGGCCGGCTGATCGAGGCCGGCCACGCCTACGCCAGCGGCGGCGACGTGCTGTTCGACGTACGGTCGTTCGCCGACTACGGCGCCCTGTCCGGTCAGCGGGTCGATGAGGTCCAGTCGGCCGGCGACACCGAGAACGCCGAGGCCAAGCGCGACCCGCGCGACTTCGCGTTGTGGAAGCGGGCCAAGCCAGGTGAGCCGAGCTGGGACACGCCGTGGGGTCCGGGCCGGCCGGGCTGGCACATCGAGTGCTCCGCGATGTCGACGAAGTATCTCGGCCGGGAGTTCGACGTCCACGGCGGCGGTATCGACCTGGTGTTCCCGCACCACGAGAACGAACGCGCCCAGTCGCTGGCGGCCGGCGACCCGTTCGCGCGCTACTGGCTGCACAACGCCTGGGTCACGATGTCCGGGGAGAAGATGAGCAAGTCGCTCGGCAACTCCCTGCTGGTTCAGGAGGTCGTCCGCCGCGACGTCCGCCCGGTCGAGCTGCGTTACTACCTCGCCTCGCCGCACTACCGCTCGATGATCGAGTACTCCGAGGAGGCGCTGCACGAGGCGGCCGCGGCGTACCAACGACTGGAGGGCTTCGTCGAGCGAGCGGTGGAGTTCGTCGGGGAGGGCGGGGACGCCGACGGGGAAGGCTGGACGTCGACCCTGCCGGAGGCGTTCGTCCAGGCGATGGACGACGACCTGGGCGTCCCCCAGGCGCTCGCGGTGGTGCACGCGGCCGTCAGGGACGGCAACACCGCCCTGGCCGCCGACGACAAGGCGACCGTCCGGGCGCGACTGCTCGAGGTGAGGTCGATGCTTTCGGTGCTCGGCCTGGATCCGATGGACCCGCGCTGGCGGCGTACGGCCGGACAGGACGACGCCCTCCGCGCGGTGGCAGACACGCTGGTGCGAGCATTGCTGGTCCAGCGCGAGGAAGCGCGGGCCCGGCGGGACTGGGCGGCGGCCGACGCGGTGCGGGACCAACTCAGGGACGCCGGCGTGGAGGTCACCGACACTCCGCACGGTGCCCGGTGGGACGTCGCCGGCCGGAGCTGA
- a CDS encoding ANTAR domain-containing protein: protein MTRHQSSPDPTVRVGVAAEPIPAEAEAHLLRLLASNCTSLFHLAASCVMLPSPIAGLRLAASSGESALLRVLFPSADEDHVEGPCVDGYTLEQQVSETDLVTDPSRWPAFAQLADQAGILAVHVMPLQTAGQTIGALGLFATHTTAVTADQERLIHALAEVTAIAVVGQRAAEDAHVRAGQLQTALDSRVPIEQAKGILAALGGIRVDQAFHMLRAYVRSNRLMLTEVARQIAAGERDTKPILATPTEPRTKPRHTRRSGGRARSGPPPNQTPNPTPHDRIDEDNHQPAPDQKP, encoded by the coding sequence ATGACGCGACATCAATCCTCACCTGACCCGACCGTACGTGTCGGCGTCGCCGCCGAACCGATTCCGGCGGAGGCAGAGGCCCACCTACTGCGCTTGCTCGCCAGCAACTGCACGAGTCTGTTCCACCTCGCCGCGAGCTGTGTCATGCTGCCCAGTCCCATCGCAGGACTGCGGCTCGCGGCCTCGTCTGGTGAGTCGGCCCTGCTGCGGGTCTTGTTCCCGTCCGCGGACGAGGACCATGTCGAGGGACCGTGTGTAGATGGGTACACCTTGGAGCAGCAAGTCAGCGAAACCGATCTGGTGACAGATCCCAGCCGGTGGCCGGCATTCGCCCAACTCGCCGATCAGGCCGGCATTCTTGCCGTCCACGTGATGCCCCTGCAAACAGCTGGCCAGACGATCGGCGCCCTGGGGCTGTTCGCCACCCACACCACCGCGGTCACGGCTGACCAGGAGAGGCTCATCCATGCTCTCGCCGAGGTAACCGCCATCGCCGTCGTTGGCCAACGCGCCGCGGAGGACGCGCACGTCCGCGCCGGACAGCTCCAAACCGCTCTCGACAGCCGCGTCCCTATCGAACAAGCCAAGGGAATCCTCGCCGCACTCGGCGGCATCCGGGTCGACCAAGCCTTTCACATGCTGCGTGCATACGTTCGAAGCAACCGACTCATGCTCACCGAGGTCGCCCGCCAGATCGCCGCCGGCGAGCGCGACACCAAGCCGATCCTGGCCACGCCGACAGAACCCCGAACCAAGCCACGCCACACCCGACGAAGCGGTGGACGCGCCCGCTCCGGCCCCCCACCGAACCAAACACCCAACCCGACACCCCACGACCGGATCGATGAGGACAACCATCAACCGGCCCCAGACCAGAAGCCTTGA